A stretch of Aedes aegypti strain LVP_AGWG chromosome 2, AaegL5.0 Primary Assembly, whole genome shotgun sequence DNA encodes these proteins:
- the LOC5570845 gene encoding kallikrein 1-related peptidase b3 yields the protein MRNHPHLFFFVTAVVSYVAAEFQNPYPPVAALFGPRNKFICNAVVLGKGQILTSADCLYLKKNGSYSLGAPSDFHVALETHSIERFHSGKAFSGKSSRWRYLQKLSRKFGAKYDNNYANEVFSNQLKPDKISYLSKALRTSGLNSKIDRNYVPVLSFRIHPGFKESFSNDLAVLNISDRYPTDNSSIAEVSQNSIEMAFNRVVHVYGFGILSHGANETNRPVYFKARTVEMYLLPPSRCQHDMENLFQSDQHLCLKPSGNETLCLGFTGAPIVLDGKLIGIVDFGHFSCSLDSPVVGIRLDAFGDFLGLPAPTFFDSFRKLIETLMGVKL from the exons ATGCGAAATCATCCGCATCTGTTTTTCTTTGTGACCGCAGTCGTGAGTTACGTTGCCGCCGAGTTCCAAAATCCGTACCCTCCAGTGGCAGCCTTGTTCGGACCACGGAACAAATTCATCTGTAATGCCGTTGTGCTTGGAAAAGGTCAAATTCTTACCTCAGCCGATTGTctttatttgaagaaaaatgGATCCTACTCTCTGGGAGCACCCAGTGATTTTCACGTGGCCTTAGAAACCCATAGCATTGAACGATTCCACAGTGGAAAAGCTTTCAGTGGGAAAAGCTCAAGATGGCGATACCTGCAGAAATTGAGCCGGAAGTTCGGAGCCAAGTACGACAATAATTATGCGAATGAAGTGTTCTCGAATCAGCTTAAACCTGATAAGATCAGCTACTTGAGCAAAGCATTAAGAACAAGCGGATTGAATTCTAAGATTGACAGGAACTACGTGCCGGTTTTAAGCTTCAGGATCCATCCCGGGTTCAAAGAGTCATTCAGCAATGATTTGGCGGTGTTAAACATTTCAGACCGTTATCCTACAGATAACTCTTCGATTGCTGAAGTATCGCAAAATTCCATCGAAATGGCATTCAATCGAGTGGTTCATGTGTACGGATTCGGAATTTTGAGTCATGGCGCGAATGAAACGAACCGTCCCGTGTATTTCAAGGCTCGAACGGTAGAAATGTATTTACTGCCACCGAGTAGATGCCAACATGATATGGAAAATTTGTTCCAGAGTGATCAACACTTGTGTTTAAAACCAAGCGGGAATGAGACATTGTGTTTG GGATTTACCGGAGCACCAATCGTACTAGATGGAAAGCTCATTGGAATCGTTGACTTTGGTCACTTTAGCTGCAGTTTGGATTCGCCAGTTGTGGGAATACGCTTGGATGCGTTCGGAGATTTCTTGGGATTGCCGGCTCCAACATTTTTCGATTCCTTTCGAAAGCTAATAGAAACTCTTATGGGAGTAAAGCTGTGA